AGCAACCAAAATCCCAAGTGAGTAAAAGACAAAAGGTATGGTAAaaccatatataaataatagtcACAATTGAAAGGTATAATGGTAACTATAAAGGAATGAAGTTATGAAACTCAAAATGCTAGTACATTGTAAGAGCTAAAACCCAGAAGCCACCTTTGGTTACCAGTTAAGTTCCCGGAATACATAAACTGGTAATGAGAGAGGTGACAAACACAACAGTAATAGTTGATATACTACAAAGCTTTTCCATTAAATTTACACATGAAATACCATGAAAATACTTAATAAATAGTACCAAACTTCAGCATAGGACTTGCTCATTTTCTAGCAAATCCAATGGACAATTCTAGATGATATATCAGATTATCAGAAGCACCTGAATAGCTCACAGCGAAAGAAAAAATAGACACTTATAGAAACATAACATGAATAAATATAAGGGGAAACGGGGTGGTGGACTCATCACACTAATCATAGTGTGATGGAGTATTCACGATATAATGACCAGTCCGGAGCAGTAGCGGAACCAGGATTCAAAGTGACAACGTAGCACAATTTGGTTATCATTAATCTTGTATCAGCCCAAAGTAACTATAACGACTAGGCTTTAGGATACTTAGCAATTTTTTAGGATTTTTGGCAATTTTAAGTGGTTTTTATAAGTTATTGGCACTTttagtatttttcatttttcatttagttGTACAAGTACATCTTTATAAGTTTAATTGTTAAGGAAAATCTTTCAAAGTTTAGACTCAGATACATTGACCGAGTAAGGTGATAGAGGggttggagtctataattataagaTTTCTATGGGAGGTACGGATATGGATAAAAAGATCAATTAAGTATCGTGGGTTGGAGGTATAAGAGGGAGATAACCAGCTTATGGAGGTCGGTGATAAAAGCACTTCATGACACGAAAAAAAGTTGGTGGTTGCTCTTGGTTGATAAATACATACCCGGGGTTTGGGACTTTGGGTTGCTTCTGTAAAGACCAAAGAGTATTGAAACTGTGAAGGTGGCGCGTATGGggattaattagttatttaggAGAGTTGTCAGGCATGACAAGAGCATAAGGATGTGGCAGGATGCGTGGGCCTCCAGTGAACCATTAAAAGACAGATTACCTAATCTTTTCAAATATGAGTAGGATAAACGCTGTCTGGTTGTGGACCGTTTCGACAGGAGCAGCAGAGTTTTCTCAAAGGGGGAAATGGGATAGAGCTGCAACTGTGAGCTTAGAAGTGGAAGAGCAAGGTTGGGGAACTAGTGACTCGGGATAGGATTGGCGAGGGGAGAAGTCAAGATTTTTGGAAAACACGGGATCGGATCGGGGAGAAAACGGATTggctttttatattaaaaaatacgagtaattatttatgaaattttatgtaaaaaacttcaaacataattgtttaaaccATTTACCtaatacttcaaagttcaaacttaaTTGCTTAGAAACATTAACTTAAACCAATTGATTTTATGgaaagtttattaaaaaatagttttgaaCCAAGTTTTGACCCGATTCAGCCAATTTTTTACCGAGTCAACCAATTTTTGACCCAGTTGGCCGGTTTTTGACCGAGTCAGCCGAGTTTAACCAAAGTTGACCCAAATCTTGACCCATTGCCCGATTTTTTGTCTGATCCCGTTGAATCGAATCCTCATGCCCCAGATCCTGATCTCGATCCCGATTTCTCTGCTGATCCGGGCGAATTTTACAACTCTGTGGAAGAGTGGCATGCTCAATGAATAACAAAGCCGATACATGGGAATAGCAAGGAGCAAACAGTAAGGAACTTACTCTAAGACAATGAAAGAGTTCATTCAGAGTGCAACTGACTTCAGCACCAGCTATGTTTTCAAGTGGTCAACATGGGTACCGAAGAAGTGCAATATTTTTGTAGGAGTAATCATGGATAGAATCCTAACTCTTGTGCAGCTAAAAGCAAGGAGTTTCTGGTTTGGAGACCCAGTTTGTGTGCTTTGCGAGAGGGAGAGGAGAATGTGGAACATTTAATTTGCTGGTGTGGGGCGGCGATGGTGGTCTGTCAGTACGTGGTGCAAGGCGGGTCTGTTTTATGTTTTGATGTCATGGATTTGATTGAAATTCATGATCACGTGAGTATACAAAGGCAGGAAAAGGAGGCGCTTAAAGGGATCGTCATTGTGGCATATTGGCGCATATGGAAGGCATGGAATGATAAAGGTTCTCTGGTACCAAAGTTAACATGAAATGGATCATTCATAATATCAAGACATTGGGAAATTGATGTAAGTTAACATTGATGTGGTATAGAAGTAGATCAAAAAATAGATCGATTACATGGGAAATTGATGTAAATAATGTAGTTTGTTGTTGATTGTTGCCTACCTAGATTGATGTAAACAGTAAAAGTTacctttgaaaagaaaaaaaaagttacataatcTTACTTTGACCCGTACCACCAATAAAGAAtacatctttttttaaaaatattaaacaacACAGATTTAGGGGACCCGTAGCCTGGACTACCCCTATATTTAATATTCTAATGTAGTTACGCACTGGTCCGGAGCGGGCGAGATATTATGATGGTTTGTCAAATTTCGAACTTCCCTAGTTGATGGGTTTGCTACTAAAACTTGTGCATCAAATGGGGATATTATGCATACAGGACCATTGTAAGTACCAACAAAACGACATGACTTGAAATCAAAAGTAAGGTCATGTACTTTATAACTAAAATCAAAAACATAACCCGTCCTAGCTATTACCAgcttattatataaaacttcatGATAATTGGTTTTGTGAGTTATAATGTTATGGTTTAAATGGGATTTAATGAATTGAGGACTAGTGATGAAAGATTTCCAGGACTTACATACACTTTTGAAAATAATGAGATCTTTTACATCTAATAATATTAATACCTGTTCAAGAATATCTATGCCAAATTCTGACATTGCGAACCCTAGCTAACTCCCTACGGTAATCgctcatcaaaataaaaaaaaacaattgccCACGACACCAAGTTTTATTCGGGTAATCTCATCTTATCATATTTACTCACTAGATTAGGGACTCATGTTAACACACGAACACATTGAATAATCATTGTGTAGTAATGTTTCACTAGTTAATCAGCTCGACTTCAACCCggacatttttaataaaattttaaaaacaataaaaatctaaaataatttatataacttttgttattatatattataactcgacttgaagatattaaattgattaacacaataattatatatattagtacctattgcattaataaaatataaaaagacatttatgatattatataaaaaaagtatttattttgttttctactaaaagaataaatttgtagacatcataaataaaataaaacattttgaaaatatttaatgggctatttatctttaaaattttattaattatatatgacatcataaataaaataaaaacattttgaaaaaaattgtaGACATGCCACAtcataattgtttctaaaaatagttaaaaaacaatccttctttattatatataaagattatcatTAAGTCTCAGTTTCCATCCCTAATTATTTAAGTCTCAAATTATCATATTTAcccatctaaattcaagaatatTATTATTTACCCAATATAAACTCGAAATTTACAATTTATACCAATTTCATTAACTTAATCATTACTAAAACCACTAAACATTTACATAAAAAGCAATTGATATTTAAGTTGAATAATGAGTATATTTACTGTCAATTTCTAAACTCATGGATTGAAACCttattattacgagtatatccATGCTCGATGTCTTGTGAGCAAAACATGCAAAACGTGTATTTCAAAGAAAATGAACACCTTAACAGATTGTTGGAGAATCAATTATTTGCTAAGCTAAGAGAGCAACGTTAACCGAGTGGTTACATAACCGATCGAGGGTTTCAATTCTTATGAAATTCAGCTGTTATTTAGTTTAGGTGTCACAGATACACCTTTATCGGATTTTGGATTACCAATGCCTTTTGTTGAATCTATGAAATCGTCTACTAATGGAGGATTAAGGTTTACTTGCCACAACCCGGCTTTGGTCAACTATATGTTGCCTTCTCACAGCCCGACGCATTGAAAGTGGTTATTATACCCACTGATGACTAAATTAACAACCAAACAAAAAGCATCGTTTTCAGACATCTTACACGAAATTACTCCATTGTAGGCACAATCTACTATCCTATTAGTTATACTTggccttgtttctttttttattaataaacttaatagttaaaaacttaataaataaaaataactttcaatCACTATAGCAATCATTTTAAACTTCTTGAAATAGTATAGacatttaaagaagaagaaaacaaacTTCATGGCATTTACACagtaaaagattattaaaaaaattattaaactattataaaaagaatattagaTGTGTTTGTAATTACTTTGTCATTGTAGCATTGCTCAATAAATAATGTGCATTATGCTTCgtatatatacttgaaaaaaATTCTACAATTACATTTACAATACATGTACATTATGCTTCCGTGCACATTTTATAGATATAGCTTTTTGTACATCTGCAAAACTTGCTACCCAATCAACTTCTAAgattatatacacatatacacttCGTGATACATTATCGACACCACATGTAACTGTCCCCACGGTTACAGATGGGGAGAGTGGGGTTCAATGCATCACTAGAGCCAATTTGGTGTCATCTTACTTGAGGTTGGTTGTGATGATGAATGGTCGGAAACCTTGGCTAATGAGCGATATTGCACTTTAATGCTCTCTGCATTATCCAGGGTCTTCACAACGTACCTGAACACCATACACAAAACTGGGTGAACAACAAGCAATGAAAAGTTGTATATACATAATCTGTGTGACATAATCGCTAAACAATACTTTGCTATTTTTGTAACATCGAAACAAACGAAAGGCATACTAATCATTCTGCATGGAATTTGGTGTAAATGAAACAAATTGATATTTGtgtaaagaaagaaaagagactGACCATCCATTTAAACACTGGGTTGTGACAACAGCCTCGCAACCAACAAAACGCTCTGGTGTCCTCTTGTTCCCCTGGTTCATTATTCTTAAAATGAGTAAGCAAGCAGAAACATCTAGGAATTATAGATGTGCATCGACACTAACCTTGATAATAACACGGTCACCCTCTGATAACGGAAATTGAAAACTTTTCCCTCTTGGTGTGTCCATGAACATGGAATCACTGTAATTACTCCTGTCCTGCTACCATTGACATGTCAGTTTGCAATAGCAGATGTAGTGAAAAGGCTGGTAACTCTTGTTGGTCCTagctagaggtggcaatttggACTCATTCATAGGATTGTGGTCTCAAACGGGTCAGATCAGGCTTCAGCCAAAAagcaggtcaaatgggttaaatAGATTAAACAGGTCCAAAGACACTCAAAGTCCACTTTTAATGTAGACAACTCCTAATTGGTTATACTCAAAAATATAGTTTGCTATCCTAAAACTATAAATGTTGTAAAAATTTAATTCCCAGGCCGAGTAATAGCCGACTTCCCGCCACAAGGTCAGAGACGAAATATCCAAGTAATTGCCACTTAGTAAACAAATTGGTTAAAATCCGGTCAAAACTAGGCCAACTCAGACAAAAATTGGGCAACTAAGTGTTAACTTGTCAAAATCAATTCTGAACTCTGAAGTACTTCAGTGAATTGTGTTAATGTTTGTAAATGTTGTAGGGCCCTATAAACAATTTTATGGTCCTATGAACATATacaaataatatcaaaatttaTGTGATTCGACATAAATTATTTTCTAGGCATGATTAACACAgcaatataatatttgtataaaaagtaTTGTTGGATCAACCAGGTCTGGCCCTTCCTGTACCAGATTACACACACAGGCTCAAAccattttgacctgttaccatCTGCCCGTATTGCCACCTTATTGGACTAAATTACTTGACATAGCTATTGTTCAGCTTTTACAATGAGAAAGAGTAGTTATTATCATTAACTTATTACTACTACATAGAAAGGACTGGTCAGATTACACTATGGAATCTACAAGATTTAGACTAATTGGGAAATAAACACACCTGGTCTAAtctctctcttcttcttttggaTGCATGGTGAATTCGAAACTCTTCCTCCCTGCGAAATGCCGAAACAGCCAATTGCAGAGCTACAATAAGAATCCGAAATAAGACTCAAAAAATATATAGCTTGTGGATAAtagatctaatatatatatataaactttacttgattcatttttcatctCAAAAGTCAGCAATGCAAAATTATCAAGCCTTTTGAACATTTAGGATAGAAGAAAATGTGCAACTCAGTTTCAGAAAGAATAAAATCCAAAAGGGGTTAAGTTGGGTTACAATTTACTTCTATCGGGTCAAATGGATAGACTTAAGGGGTATAGAGATTGAACAGATAAAAATCGATCCGATTTTGCCATGTCTACTAAAATCTAAGAACCTAAAAGTGATGGGAAGTCAACCTATGATTATTTAACAACTGGTTTGGTTCAAAAGATATGGTATGCTAGCTAGTTTATATGGGCGAGGGACTCGATGGTAATACTGTAATTATAGAAAATTACACAGAAAATCTTGCTTCTAAACATCTGCTTCGATAAAAATCAAGCAATGAATGTAAATTTTGAGCGTTCAATTATGATCCTACGCTGCTGAATCCCCTTAAAATTTAATCAGATAAAGCTGTCCTGGATCACATcactttgtgtttttttaataataacacCATAACAAAATCACAGTTTCTAATTGCTAGGTCAatcttgttttttaaaaattgtaacttatttttttctttggaTCTCAGTCATCGCAAACGAGAGAGAAAGCATATAGTCAGCAAAGGTAATACTTTAATTATCGAAAAATCAATACAAGACAATCATGCTTCTAAACATCTGCTTCGATAATAAACGAGCAATAAATGTAAATCCTTTACCCccaaaaaaagcaaaaaaatgcAGATTATAAGCCTTGAATATAAACCTATGCCCCTGAATACCCTTAGAATTTAAGCAGAAAAAGGTGTCCTGAATCACATTGCTTTGTGCTTTTTACAGCGAAAATGCAGCTGCTAATTTCTATGTCGATCTTGTTCCTTAATACATGTAACTTATTTTCCTCTTTGGATCTCAGTCAACGCATACAAGAGAGAAAGCATTTGTTGGCCTCACATATGCAAACCAAAAAAGGAGTAGCGGGAAATTTCATTCACGTCAATTGTTGTGCCCTAGTGTTGAAATAGAAGTGGTGATATACatagaaaatgataaaataatgaTGCTTGATATGTTGGTATGCAAAACCGATAAAAAGCTCAATTGCATCATACATAGAATAAACTTTGTAATAACTAAAGTGGATACACCGGGGCTTAAACAATTAACAAAATCAGGCAGCTGAATATGAACTACGAAGGGACATCGAAAATCTAGaattaaatgaatatatattctTACATAGATTTGAAGCAACCAAACCTTCTGCTACAGGGTGCGAACAAGTGTAACATGccttctggaaaaaaaaatacgtATGAAAGAGGTCGtcacaaaatttaagaaaaCCCACATTCAAAAAGTATGATTAACAGATCATAATAGTATTCACTGTGGATAAATATTAAAGTGGAAACTAAATAAACACACAAACGAATACCAGAGACTTGTAACTGAATCTTACCATCTTCATAACATGCTGCATTCCACCACTACTGAATGAATGGCCACAAGGCAATATCATAGCATCATCCATAAGTACCCCTCTGTATAAAATTAAGACCATTAAGTTCAACACGACGTAAACAGTAATATTATAGATTAAATGATTACTCGTAATAAAAAAGGCAAGTAGTTTTAGGGCTATCAGGGTCAATTACAATCTCAAAACTGGTTGAGCTGGCCAAAAACACCtttagtttgaaaaaaaattatgtttcttATAAACAATTCGGATGTCAAATGTGATTGCAAGAAATATATTATGCAATAATGATCCAAATTtttgaatataaaattttaGAGGATTTTATGCAATTACACTTAAATGTACAATACGGGCAGCCTGTTCGAACCATTTAAAAATTTCCCTTATAGTCTTTCTTATTGATGTTACAAATTTGACCCAAACGAAGACACAACATACCCCAACTTGGCCCATTTATAAGTGAACGGGTTTAAATGGTAACTTCTAAGTATGAATAAGTACAAACACTCTGATACAAATTTTACTAAAAAGATATAACAATAGCCACATACAAAAAAGGGTTATGGTTATTTGACCCTATTTTTTTGTCTTATCAAGCACAGGTAGTTGTAACAAATATCACTTGTCACAATATTGTAGAAAGATACAACATATTATGATGCTTTCTTACACCTAATTTGAAAAAGATATTGTTTTCTaaagataaaagatataaacaaaGACATTTACAATGAATcaattaaaatcagaaaattaaCTAACAAGAAGAAGCTTACGTTATAGGATCTGATAGTATTGTTCTCAGTGATTCCCCGGATTCACCTGAATAAAAAACATCCTTTCTTCTACTAAACCCACAACCCTTTTCAGCCTCCCTATTTTTAAGCCCTTCTCCTGAACCTTCAACACCATGAGGATACTGTGAATAGTGTACTTCACCATTACCGTCCACAAGTGCAAGAGCATTCTGGTAATGACTTGCGTTATGCTCATGATACTCGCTTAAACTCGGTCTTGCATCATTTAAAACATTTCCTGAAGGTTCACTTCCTACCTTTGCTACTTCCCTGGTAGAACCTAACACTCAAAAAAATGAAATCAATATCCGCTTCATGTCAAGTTTAAACaagacaaaattttaaaaaattattatttcatAATACTTGTAGAGTTGCTAGAATTATTTATGGAGCAAACGGCTAAAGAATGCAGCACAGTTTCATTTTTTAACAACTGAATGCAACCAAGTTGATTCTCTACCAAGTACCAACCAACGCAGCAATGGTTGACCctaatacaaatatatacaaaataaaagaaaaaagaaagttgGTCTCACAAAATATGCAGCCAACTATCAATATTCAAACTTAAAAATTCAACAACGTTTCGCTTTCTTGCACAGACTGATATCAAGTTCAAGCATGGCTACATTAATTACCAACAAAACGACGTACTCACAATcctctgtaaaaaaaaaaaaaattggaactTGACCACATTGTATAGCCATTTACTATAACCACTCAACCGTTTTTATGTTATCTCGTGATCCATCTACCGTACCTGTGTTACATGATCACTAACACAAGCACATAAATCAATAAatttttagataaataaaaacttgtatAAACTTAAGTAGAATGATTCTATGGATCCAATTATCAAAATAACACACCTACTataaacaaataaacttattcatgATCAAATATTTATTCCGAAAACTTACCAAAAGAAGAAATATGATTCAAATTCACATTTCCATCTTTTTCACTACTATGCCCACTGGTATTACTactaacattattattattctcaTCATTTTCATCTGATCCATCACCCGAACCGGAGCCCGAATCCTTTCCATTCCAAGCCTGTCGAGCCAGACCGGGCGGGTAATACGTACTCTGCCGGAACTCATTTGTACTTTCGGGTCGGAAAAAACTGTGTTGGTGATCAATGAATCCGGTCAACTCACGGGTGGCTTTATTGCTAGTAGAGACAGCAGCAGGTTGATCGGGTCCGGGTATAGACCCGGGTCGATGGGTGGTCCGGAAACCTGGTAGGTGATGGTGTGATAGGGCTAGATTAGTTTCTTCAGAAGCCATGATTTGtgaattttttaatgaaatgaaataaaaccctaaccctaattttgattttgattttggagGGATTGAGAAATTGGGGAAAATGGTGGGGTTAGTGTGAAGGAGAATTTATTTCTCAAATGGGGGGTGTGTGTGTTAGAGATTAACACTGTGttgtttgaaagaaagaaaaagaacataACACGTAAATTAAGTTGTGTTTTTGAGTTTAATTTATAGAAATGAAATACTCGTAAAAGTGAAGATGAGTCGAAAGaattttttagttgattttatttaaaatagtttctttttactttttgggtgatttgaaaagaaaatatgatgacttctaatcatttcattttctttataatttaaactcaagaacatagtgtaagtttttaagatttaaaaatgagaGAGATTAACGATGAAACAAATTAAGGAAGACAACgtcttaaaattaatatatttaactttttttttcttagctGAAATTTTAAACCTTTTTTCAAATACTAGCATGGCGCCCACGTAAATACGGCGACGGTGGCGGCAATGCGGTGGTGACAAGTGGCGGCGGCGACTAATGGTAAGGACAACGAGTAGTGTAGGCTATTGCCTATTGATGTAAATATAGTTAATGTAGTGGTTAGTGAGGTTATTATAAGAATTAAAAGACTGTcggtgtaatttatttcattaaggatattttagatatattaatGAAGATAATtgaatctataatataactaaaagagtgGGTTGGAGGTACAAttggcacccctaatctccCTCCTTTATTCTAATTATCCATCCTCATTATTCCTTTATTCTAATGCTACAGTTGCTATCGGTCGCTAGCCTCAAAAAAATCTTTGTACCCTCATGGATACGGTCCTGAGAAAGTTTtctaaaaattatattacatCTATATACAACCTAGGAATAAACCATTACATATCcttaaccaaaaacaaaaactacgaccaaaacaaaaaaatagtcGTCTATCAAGAAGGCGACTACCAagagggttttttttaatatactttgttcatatttaatcattattgttattatttaacattaaattcttacgttattattattattatctctattaatttagtttattattcatTATAGGTTCATCATGGCTTCGTCTTCAACAAccaaaaataagaccacattagttcatcttgaagatcttttGCCAACACATGTTACCCATCATCTACGATtctgtgttgtgcatgtatggattgTTTCGGAGTAGAACAAAacgttataaataaaaaagttatatatttttcaaaagttaGAGAGGGTCTTTGTTGCTGAATTGGTATGTACttttcaaaagttatatatttttctttagtttttcgTAATTATAGTCTAAAATTGTAGTTTGTGTTTGTCTTGAGTTTATATTTAACAaactacaattttttttatttaactaaagttaaaaatagaaaaggTTAACTAGATTCAATAGTTATATGGAAttcattttcatatgtttccttctttagttttcgtaacTATaatctaaaattgttgtttgtgttttttttcttaagtctagatataacaaactacaaattatttatttaactaaaattggaaagaaaaaatggttaactagattcaatatttttatgaaattaattttcatatgtttctttctttAGTTTAAGTTGTCGAATTGGTTCTAGGAATTTTGTCACCTTTACGATGATTATAATGTTAAATATAAACATTGAACATTGGCTTCAGTATGTTCGAATAAAAAGCaagaaaatcaataaaaaaccaaaaccaataatttatcatattattataacttttatatatattgaggaTCATTTGTTGTCAAGAAcaattataaacatatacaaaGAATGATACGGagtatttgaaaaataaaatcaaaaactaaaacaataaaatttcAAAGAATCTCGATTTCTCCAAACCCCTTTACACCCCTAAACCAATCACATTAAATTAGatgttattaattaaataacgATTAAGAAAAATTGTTACGAAACACGCGGACCTAAAGTTTAAAACCAGGATTCTAAACACATCAAATTCTCCTTCGTtacttgaattccaattttgttagctttgattaatatattttaagtcGTATTGCATAGAATAATTTTAGTATTTCTATAAATGAAaggtgttattttttttatatgtagatatagatatagatatagataaaataaaataagtatatgCTCCATAATTATGGATATTTTGATCTATTATTGCCAacaaacttttcaatatatataataattaatctaTATTTTAATTCATAGTCATTCATCTATCAAATGTTATAACTTTTCATTCTAGATATTCATCTTTTTACTTAACGTTGTacataaatagttttttttttttttttcttatcaatatttattaaatttgtgCCCACGAGAGATGAAAtatgtttcaactttcaagtaaAATTGACAATGGGTCAAATTTGGGGTATTGCCACGCCCAAACTCGAGCCTGAACTTGATAACGAATATGCTATCTAAACCTTATCCGATACCATCGGTACCTTATTGCGGATCTCGACGGGGATAAGTTATGCTCAAAACCCGACCAAATATGGATAATTATATTTCAATAAAAATTACCAAAACTTTTATGATTTAAGAGAAGGTTATATTACATGTTTTTGATCTTTAGAAAAATGGATGTGCAAGttgtgaaatatatatacaatattagTTGACATTAGTGTGGATTGTGgaatattctattttatttacaaaggtagaatataattttaaaactaatcacttatataagtatgtatatagatatagatattgatattCGGTCAGAGTAGACATGCtctagtaagtaagtaagtaactcccaatgtcgtcttcaacgggttttgggtcccaataccgtcttcgacggtgtatgggggggGTTGATATGTAGatagccttacccctaccaaaggtagagagactggttccaggttctaccatagg
The Erigeron canadensis isolate Cc75 chromosome 2, C_canadensis_v1, whole genome shotgun sequence DNA segment above includes these coding regions:
- the LOC122588927 gene encoding U-box domain-containing protein 62-like, encoding MASEETNLALSHHHLPGFRTTHRPGSIPGPDQPAAVSTSNKATRELTGFIDHQHSFFRPESTNEFRQSTYYPPGLARQAWNGKDSGSGSGDGSDENDENNNNVSSNTSGHSSEKDGNVNLNHISSFGSTREVAKVGSEPSGNVLNDARPSLSEYHEHNASHYQNALALVDGNGEVHYSQYPHGVEGSGEGLKNREAEKGCGFSRRKDVFYSGESGESLRTILSDPITGVLMDDAMILPCGHSFSSGGMQHVMKMKACYTCSHPVAEGLVASNLSLQLAVSAFRREEEFRIHHASKRRRERLDQDRSNYSDSMFMDTPRGKSFQFPLSEGDRVIIKGNKRTPERFVGCEAVVTTQCLNGWYVVKTLDNAESIKVQYRSLAKVSDHSSSQPTSSKMTPNWL